One part of the Solirubrobacterales bacterium genome encodes these proteins:
- a CDS encoding MerR family transcriptional regulator encodes MNTLADGTVTGAAAPARRPRKALTIGAVAKLLAKEFDDVSISKIRYLEDQKLVTPRRTPGGYRLYSQTDVDRLRTVLRLQRDEFLPLRVIRQELASGPVVTGIGESGSRTNATRRAKLIGTSSSRLSLEEVVEETGARPEFVRELQEYGLISPRTAEGAPIYDETDLEVVRAANELARSGVGARNLRLFKTSADREVQLIEALLAPKLGSRNPQRRKEAVESLERMATVLSELKHALLVRDLRRLASDG; translated from the coding sequence GTGAACACTTTGGCCGACGGAACCGTGACCGGAGCGGCGGCGCCCGCCCGCAGGCCCCGCAAGGCGCTGACCATCGGGGCCGTGGCGAAGTTGCTGGCCAAGGAGTTCGATGACGTCTCGATCTCGAAGATCCGGTATCTCGAAGACCAGAAACTGGTCACTCCGCGCCGTACGCCTGGCGGCTACAGGCTCTACAGCCAGACCGACGTCGACCGGCTCCGCACCGTGTTGCGTCTCCAGCGGGACGAGTTCCTGCCGCTGAGGGTGATCCGCCAGGAACTGGCCTCCGGCCCGGTGGTGACCGGAATCGGAGAGTCCGGATCGCGGACCAACGCCACCCGCCGGGCAAAACTGATCGGCACCTCAAGTTCCCGGCTGTCACTCGAAGAGGTGGTTGAGGAAACCGGGGCGCGCCCGGAATTCGTCCGCGAGCTCCAGGAGTACGGACTGATCTCGCCGCGGACCGCAGAGGGCGCCCCGATCTATGACGAAACCGACCTTGAGGTCGTCCGGGCTGCGAACGAGCTGGCCCGATCCGGAGTCGGTGCCCGCAACCTGCGGCTGTTCAAGACCTCTGCCGACCGTGAGGTCCAGCTGATCGAGGCGCTGCTGGCGCCGAAGCTGGGTTCACGCAACCCCCAGCGACGCAAGGAGGCGGTCGAGAGCCTGGAGCGCATGGCCACCGTCCTGAGTGAGCTGAAACACGCGCTCCTGGTTCGCGATCTGCGCCGGCTGGCCTCTGACGGCTGA
- a CDS encoding FHA domain-containing protein: MAKHCPECGFINDDPANYCQKCGTYIGGREGVEEATTTYQIGETGEIQAVDIDAEIERAGAALVIRSGGGRAGETFPLEGERTAIGRSPDAGVFLDDVTVSRNHALLVERKDGIFIDDLGSLNGTYVNRKRIESQQLEDGDEIQVGKYKLTFLER, encoded by the coding sequence ATGGCGAAGCACTGTCCCGAATGCGGCTTCATCAACGACGATCCGGCCAACTACTGTCAGAAGTGCGGAACCTACATCGGAGGCCGTGAAGGGGTCGAGGAAGCGACCACCACCTACCAGATCGGTGAAACCGGTGAGATCCAGGCGGTCGACATCGATGCCGAGATCGAACGGGCCGGCGCGGCCCTGGTGATCCGCAGCGGCGGCGGGCGCGCGGGGGAGACCTTTCCGCTCGAAGGCGAGCGGACCGCAATCGGGCGCAGCCCCGACGCCGGGGTATTTCTGGACGACGTCACCGTCTCCCGCAATCACGCCCTGCTGGTCGAACGCAAGGACGGGATCTTCATCGATGATCTCGGCTCCCTGAACGGGACCTACGTCAATCGCAAACGGATCGAGTCCCAGCAGCTCGAGGACGGGGACGAGATCCAGGTCGGCAAGTACAAGCTCACCTTCCTGGAACGGTGA
- a CDS encoding CDP-alcohol phosphatidyltransferase family protein yields the protein MGRGAPFGRGRVRRLFGLDRTGAEPAPTRAGQPLRPLTLPNLVGYLRIGGLIGFWVVAIGSPDGRDPVAALLFFLVSAGDYVDGFLARVTGQYSRLGALMDPVIDRLTILSGALVCWHFDLLPRWLLLLLVVRELVTALLARWGLTHGIDIEVNWFGRMAVFPVMASLLFAMLVDGWIPVVLLAIGVILAFGATALYFRSGRDQLRARLEEESQP from the coding sequence ATGGGACGGGGGGCACCTTTCGGCCGGGGGAGAGTCAGGCGGCTCTTCGGCCTCGATCGGACCGGTGCCGAGCCCGCACCGACCCGGGCCGGACAGCCACTTCGCCCCCTGACCCTGCCCAACCTGGTCGGCTATCTGCGGATCGGCGGTCTGATCGGTTTCTGGGTGGTGGCGATCGGCAGCCCGGACGGTCGGGACCCGGTGGCCGCCCTGCTCTTCTTCCTGGTCTCGGCCGGGGACTACGTCGACGGCTTCCTCGCCCGGGTGACCGGGCAGTACAGCCGCCTCGGCGCGTTGATGGACCCGGTGATCGACCGTCTGACCATCCTTTCCGGGGCGCTGGTCTGCTGGCACTTTGACCTCCTGCCCCGCTGGCTGCTCCTGCTGCTGGTGGTCCGAGAGCTGGTGACGGCGCTCCTGGCTCGGTGGGGCCTCACTCACGGGATCGACATCGAGGTGAACTGGTTCGGGCGAATGGCTGTGTTTCCGGTGATGGCCTCGCTGCTCTTCGCGATGCTTGTCGACGGCTGGATCCCGGTTGTCCTGCTGGCGATCGGCGTCATCCTCGCGTTCGGGGCCACCGCGCTCTACTTCCGCAGCGGTCGCGACCAACTTCGGGCCCGGCTGGAAGAAGAATCCCAACCGTAA